CGCATGCTTTCATTagtgcagagaaagtggaggatgtgacagaagaaaagataagagcTGAGCTCAGCAAGGCCCCAGCTCATACTCCCACACATTTTGTGCGAAGGAGCTCTAAGTCTGCAGAAAAGGAGGAATTAGTGGTAAGTCTCCTGTAATGCTTCTGCTATCCATCAGAGGGAGACAAAgtctataatatatatatataatgaccCTCGAATACAAAACCCCAATGACTTCTGTGTTTTAGGAGTTATTTTAGccttctttatgttttgtaatcAATAATATGAAAAGATTAAAACATACAgtgttttttaatataacaATTGAGTAGGACTTAAccatggaaaaaaataaaaataaataaattaaaaaaaaatatatatatatatatacatatagtgGAAAATTCATTGAATTGCATTTACTCaaatccttttattttttattttttttattagggtACCAACTACAGAAAAACTAATGCTGCAATGGAGATGAGACTGATAAATAGAGACTCCTTCTGGGCACGAGCAGAGGTACCCTTTATACTTTTTTGTGTGGCTAAATGTATTTCAGGGGATCTTTTAAAGGGAATTACATCTTGAGTTAAAACTGAAGTTAAAATACAGAATAGTTTTTGTACTGTGACCTTTACTTTTTTGGTGTGTATATCAGCGTGAAGAAGAACAAaggaaagaagaggagaggagaagaggagctGAGGAGAGACGGCGCCTCGAAAGGGAAAGGATTCTGAAAGAACGAAGGGATgaagaggagagagacagaaaaatgaaCGAGAAACTACAAATGATTGAGGAGCAGAGGTTGAAATAATGTAGTTTTCCTGTCAGTAGTGCCTTTTAGTCCATGTTTtgcacagatttaaaaaaaacaacaaaacaatgtgGTAAAGTAGATTAGATGAtaattgtattgtatttgaCGATCTTTACTTGATGACATTAATATGGTGCtgatttccttttgtttttttaatgtcttgcAGAAGGAAACAGGCAGAGCAAGAAGAAGAGCTGCGCAGACAGGAGAAATTAAAATGGGTGCGTGAAAAAGTCTTGCTAGAAATTGCTTGGAACAGCAAGACAAGCTCCTCTGAATGTGAAGTTTTCAAATTGCATCTTAACAATGCTACTGTAACTGAAAATGGCCCTGTCTAATACTGAGAGAGAGTACAGAGTCTCCCTTTGGTCTTTACTTGAGGATGTGCGAGTGTAGGCTGCTTACAAaatttttaagattaggcttaaaagtTTCCCTTTTGACAAAGCACATAATTAGGGCTGGATTAGGAACTGGACCCTGAACCCTCCCTTAGTTGCACTGCAATAGGCCtcggctgctgggggcttcccatgacgGGCtatttgtttcttcttcactcactctGTTTATACacttctctgcatttaatcatgaGTTATTaatcatctctggctctcttccacagtgtttattttaaacTATCTAGCTCCCCTCATGCCCAGCTATTCGGAGAAGATGGCTGCTCCACTTTGAGGCTGGTtctgcaggtttcttcctgttaaaagggagtttttcctttccactgtcactcatagggggtcatctgattttTGGGGCTGTCTCAGAGTCTCTTAGTTGTTCCCCGTACACgactgaagacaaaaggggacagagcctttcagtctgttgcaccaaggctgtggaacagtttacCACTACAACTACGTTTGCTTGActctgtggattcttttaaaaaacagttaaaaacttttctgtttaaacaagccttttgttgatctacatattttatattgtttacattatttacatttgatcttttacattgtgtataatgtctattgattttattgtttattttaatatttgtgtacagcgctttgtgactgtctgtctgtgaaaagcgcttaataaataaagtttacttactACTTACTTACTCTCTATTATTGTATGGTCATTAtctcacaatataaagcacaaTACAAAGTAAGAGGAGAGAGTAGTGATGATTTCTGGCTGGGCATTAATGATAGCTCACAATCTAAGTTTCACATTGTCTGACACAACAGCAGTGTTCCGCCTTCCTgttattgatattttttttattagtcgTACCTTCATAAAGAGATAAAAGCTTTGAAATGCTTATTTGATGTTTTGCCTCTCTGCAACCCCTACTGGCCTTGAAGTCGAAGTGCTTGATTGTCTTTCAGTTGTATGCAACTGAGAAGGTGTGGATAAAAAGGCATGCCTGCAGAGGCTTGCACACCTTCCACTCTTTTGCTGCTGGAGCTCATACTCACTGTCACTTAGTTATTTACATGAAATTCTCACTTTTGCAAACTCAAGCGCCTCCAGCCTCTATTTTATGCTGCAGCCCATAAGCTGGCCCTTACAGCGAGGATGTAAACATGATTGCATATGTGTTTTTGCACtgacaggagcagcagcagagggagcacGAGGAAGACATGAGGGCTCGTCTCAGACGGAGTGAATCTATAGAGAAAGCAGCAGTAAGTGATTCTTGTACTAATATAAAGATGCACGTAGCTCTACTAAATGTTGCGCTGAAGTAGCACTAACCCAACTAAGTGCACACATGTGTACATGTGGGCACTACACCACTGGATTGGAAAAAGTCAAAGGAAATGGTTAAGATATTGAAAATGCTTACTGTATTTTACTTGAATGGCAGGAGGCAGCAGTGCTAGTATCCCAACGCTCCATGAACCCCAGGGAGTTCTTTCGGCAGctgtcatcatcatcgtcacaAAGTCCCACCAGCCCTGGATCCTCCCGCGCTGGTAAGAGCTTCAAAAGAAAGCGATTCTATCACGTATTCGCCCGAAGTAGCAGACATGGTTATACAAACACAAGAATAAGCCCTAGATTTCAGTGCATCCACTTTCAAGTTCTGTTTGTTATAAAAcgtgtttttcatattttaccTTCTAacaccagtttttttttttctttctacccAGGCAGACCGTTCAGACGATACCAGCGGAGCCTGACAGACACAGCCTTCATCTTCTCTAAAGCAGAAGAGAGTGCCGCATCCTCCCCTCGCAGTTCTCCCCTGGTCTCCCCCTTTTACCGGGCTCCTCCTTCCCCCATTTACCGTGCCGTCTCCCCCCCCATAAGCCCTAATTTCTGCCTCGCTGCAGCTCCGCAGAAGCCCAGAGCGCCCACGTCACCCCCCTTGTCTCCTCTTCGTCCTGTCCCTCCAGTTTCACCTCTTCCTAGCATTCCACAAACTAATAACCAGGCTGCAGATGAACCCAAAACTACATCTCCAACAGAACCTTCTGCACCTCCAGCATCACCTAGTCTCTTGACTTATTTGTCCCCCACTTTAGCAAATGTTAACCCCTGTGAGGCACAGCCAGACACCCAGCCTGACGAATCAGCTTTGCACTCCAAGCCTCTTCTGCCTTCAGAGGCTCCAAGAGCTCCTCTTGCTGAGACTCCACAGCCAAACAGTGGTAGGTTGAAACATAATGCAGTCAGAtatatttcactttatttgtACCATACCTTTTCTGGAGGAAAATACTGACAAGCAAGAAGAATATTTAGGAAGATGCAAAATTAAGAAGAAACATATTTATCTGTTTAAAACGTATCCTTCAAAGTCATTAATCGTTTGGCGTACAGGAAACTTTCATTGGTACTTATTGCAAAAGCTACTCCACATACTGCTGTAAATCAGCCCAGGGACTGTTAACCGATGGCTTGCGAAACAGAAATGATGATTACACATACCCTCAAtgtgcactttaaaaacatgcatGCTTATTAATACactgatgttgttttgtttttttgtgtgcatttatagCTTTATAATTTTCTAATCCACAGACCTCAACACAGCCAGTCATGTGCACACTGAGCTGGTCTCAGACACTGGCTACAAAGTACAGGCTGTGCTggtggaggaggatgaggaagaggatatggaggagcaggaggaagatAATCCTGAAACAAAACCAGAGCCTTTTGCTGTCACCACAGAACCGGCCCTGATAGAaatagaggaggaagaagaagaagaagaaggagaagaaaaagaaaaagaggaggaagaacagGAAGAACAGGAGGACCATGAGAAGGAGgacaaggaggaggaggtgatggAAGAATTAAAAGAGGAAACTGAGCCAGCATCAATCGAGGAACCAGCTGAGATAGAAACGGATGAAGAGGAGACAAAGGAAAATGGAGAGAAGAATAATCAGTCAGAAGACAGTCAGCCCACTGCTGAGCTTTCAGAGAAACAGGAAGACTCAGCAGTTGCAGGTAGCCCTCAGCTTCTTAcagaaacctttttttaaagtggatTGTTACAGTGTCATTATTTCTAAATGCAATGCTGCAGTTTTCTGAAAATGGTACTTTAACATTAACAAACCAATCTTTTAGATGCCGAACCAGTTTGTCAAGAAATCGAACATGAGACCGTAACACTGTCGAGCAACGGGATCGGACTGGGAGATGACACAGTGGAGCATAATGGCATAGGTCGGGCAACCAGTGACGGTTCAAacaatgcttttgttttttgatatCACATGAGCGCACCAGTTGAAATAACGAGTGATTTTCACACTGGTCTTCCTCAGTGCAATGTGTGAATCCATCTGAAACTGAATTCAGCACTTCAGAGGTGACTACGTGCTACAGTCTCCACGGCACTGCAGAGGAGGACGACATCAATGAAGATGAGAAGCAAGAGATCTCAGAAAATGGAAAAGAGGTGTTTTGTCCACAGACACGCAGACAATAATATTGCTAATGCAAAGCCCACAAAACctgtttaattaaattttttttaaaaattcaaactaTATTGTATGATAAGTGATAAGGACTGTTTTAATTGTGTCACTGAATGCCACAAAAGAACAAGTCTGTTGTGTAAACTGTATGGAACGTCATATGGGTGGCACAGTTTAGAACAGGCATTACTTCAACAGGAGTACGTTTGTGCATTTTTtgggaaataataataataacgataataaaaataagaaagggAAAATCATAGTAAAAGAACATGGAAGCTGTTCagtgatgtgtttttttttttagagttttTGAAGTTGAGGTATGCTATTTATCATCCAATACTTGCTAGTAGCGCAGACCCACAGATGATTTTGACCTTTTCATTTGAATtgttaaaaacaagtaaaaaagaaaaaaaaaacatataaaatgaaAGTTCATATGAGAAAGTTTTCATGAAAGttcatgattttctttttttttttgctttattcaATCTTCTGAATTGTAGTTAAACATGAAATATATTTTCTGATTATAGTCTTTCTCTGCTCcgttttcctttccacttcaGGTTTTAGCCGAGCAACAGATATGCGTCCGAGCTCTTTACGACTACCAGGCAGGTAAGCTGCCTTTCAGAGGATAATCGGCATGCATGGGAACATAAAGTGCCTCCATTCACAATAATTACACTGTGATTATCGGATCTTCAccatgttattttgttgttcttcacAGAGGACGAATCTGAGATCTCCTTTGAACCAGGTGACATCATCACGGACGTGGAGACGGTGGACAAAGCCTGGTGGAGGGGATGGAGCAAAGACGGACGTCAGGGCTTATTTCCTGCCAATTATGTGGAGACCATATAGTCAGGCAGACACACGCTAGGACAAAGATACAGACACATAGATACACACTCAGGGACGCC
This region of Pelmatolapia mariae isolate MD_Pm_ZW linkage group LG12, Pm_UMD_F_2, whole genome shotgun sequence genomic DNA includes:
- the si:dkey-40c11.2 gene encoding drebrin-like protein A, producing the protein MSKRTVNLDTYSLSLLTAKEDILNPRSSTSWALFAYDGVTNNLKLADSGAGGVAELAAKFHISKPQYGLCKVGSVETGAPRIVLISWVGQNVDDYRRTECATHIPALKNFFKEAHAFISAEKVEDVTEEKIRAELSKAPAHTPTHFVRRSSKSAEKEELVGTNYRKTNAAMEMRLINRDSFWARAEREEEQRKEEERRRGAEERRRLERERILKERRDEEERDRKMNEKLQMIEEQRRKQAEQEEELRRQEKLKWEQQQREHEEDMRARLRRSESIEKAAEAAVLVSQRSMNPREFFRQLSSSSSQSPTSPGSSRAGRPFRRYQRSLTDTAFIFSKAEESAASSPRSSPLVSPFYRAPPSPIYRAVSPPISPNFCLAAAPQKPRAPTSPPLSPLRPVPPVSPLPSIPQTNNQAADEPKTTSPTEPSAPPASPSLLTYLSPTLANVNPCEAQPDTQPDESALHSKPLLPSEAPRAPLAETPQPNSDLNTASHVHTELVSDTGYKVQAVLVEEDEEEDMEEQEEDNPETKPEPFAVTTEPALIEIEEEEEEEEGEEKEKEEEEQEEQEDHEKEDKEEEVMEELKEETEPASIEEPAEIETDEEETKENGEKNNQSEDSQPTAELSEKQEDSAVADAEPVCQEIEHETVTLSSNGIGLGDDTVEHNGIVQCVNPSETEFSTSEVTTCYSLHGTAEEDDINEDEKQEISENGKEVLAEQQICVRALYDYQAEDESEISFEPGDIITDVETVDKAWWRGWSKDGRQGLFPANYVETI